In the genome of Oncorhynchus mykiss isolate Arlee chromosome 18, USDA_OmykA_1.1, whole genome shotgun sequence, one region contains:
- the LOC118941061 gene encoding extensin-like: MGNKEKVSTTHPTTTPLNLSVHYPPHQHPYQPQCPLPTLPTPLSTSVSTTHPINTPLNLSVHYPPYQHPSQPQCPLPTLPTPLSTSVYTTHPINTPLNVSVHYPPHQHPYQPQLYTTHPINTPLNLSVHYPPHQHPYQPQCTLPTLPTPLSTSVSTTHPTNTPINLSVHYPPHQHPSQPQCTLPTLPTPLSTSVSTTHPINTPLNLSVHYPPHQHPSQPQCTLPTPPTPLSTSVSTTHPTNTPLNLGVHYPPHQHPSQPQCTLPTPPTPLSTSVYTTHPINTPLNLSVHYPPHQHPSQPRCTLPTPSTPLSTSVSTTHPTNTPTNLSVHYPPYQHPSQPQCPLPTLPTPLPTSVYTNHPINTPLNLSVHYPPHQHPYQPQCTLPTLPTPLSTSVSTTHPTNTPTNLSVHYPPYQHPSQPQCPLPTPLTPLSTSVSTTHPTNTPLNLSVHYPPHQHPYQL, from the exons ATGGGGAATAAGGAGAAGG TGTCCACtacccaccccaccaccacccctctcaaCCTCAGTGTCCACTACCCaccccaccaacacccctacCAACCTCAGTGTCCACTACCCACCCTAccaacacccctctcaacctcAGTGTCCACTACCCACCCCATcaacacccctctcaacctcAGTGTACACTACCCACCCTAccaacacccctctcaacctcAGTGTCCACTACCCACCCTAccaacacccctctcaacctcAGTGTACACTACCCACCCCATCAACACCCCTCTCAACGTCAGTGTCCACTACCCaccccaccaacacccctacCAACCTCAGT TGTACACTACCCACCCCATcaacacccctctcaacctcAGTGTCCACTACCCaccccaccaacacccctacCAACCTCAGTGTACACTACCCACCCTAccaacacccctctcaacctcAGTGTCCACTACCCACCCCACCAACACCCCTATCAACCTCAGTGTCCACTACCCACCCCAccaacacccctctcaacctcAGTGTACACTACCCACCCTAccaacacccctctcaacctcAGTGTCCACTACCCACCCCATcaacacccctctcaacctcAGTGTCCACTACCCACCCCAccaacacccctctcaacctcAGTGTACACTACCCACCCCAccaacacccctctcaacctcAGTGTCCACTACCCACCCCAccaacacccctctcaacctcGGTGTACACTACCCACCCCATcaacacccctctcaacctcAGTGTACACTACCCACCCCAccaacacccctctcaacctcGGTGTACACTACCCACCCCATcaacacccctctcaacctcAGTGTACACTACCCACCCCAccaacacccctctcaacctcGGTGTACACTACCCACCCCATcaacacccctctcaacctcAGTGTCCACTACCCaccccaccaacacccctacCAACCTCAGTGTACACTACCCACCCTAccaacacccctctcaacctcAGTGTCCACTACCCACCCTACCAACGCCCCTACCAACCTCAGTGTACACTAACCACCCCATcaacacccctctcaacctcAGTGTCCACTACCCaccccaccaacacccctacCAACCTCAGTGTACACTACCCACCCTAccaacacccctctcaacctcAGTGTCCACTACCCaccccaccaacacccctacCAACCTCAGTGTACACTACCCACCCTAccaacacccctctcaacctcAGTGTCCACTACCCACCCCACTAACACCCCTATCAACCTCAGTGTCCACTACCCACCCTAccaacacccctctcaacctcAGTGTCCACTACCCaccccaccaacacccctacCAACTTTAG